Proteins from one Mucilaginibacter jinjuensis genomic window:
- a CDS encoding response regulator, translated as MTNNLDPDFLLQKQRLRQQVNKRSDKLMDYFLVAYTVAALFFAIFYETWFMALSVSGILLLAYYSVKLALPKSDLYQYVMSAVLGFFMALFIYQMHGMSEMHFFAFIGSAVLITYQNWKLQLPMLIVVSIHHILFSYLQHIGVEGVYFSQLPYYDFGTLVIHLVLTVCIYFICALWAYQLDKYGDIQIRQTIKISNFQKEAELHEERKRNEDAMKAYMQDLEKINNELMVSKSLAEQSRLDAESAREAEEHAHRQTEKALLEAERANQAKSTFLATMSHEIRTPMNGVIGMSYLLSDTPLNEQQRLYTDTITASGENLLVVINDILDYSKIEAGSMELDIADFDMRSCIEDVLDICSTAAGKKNLEVGYLIEDEVPMQIVGDKNRLQQILTNLIGNAIKFTEKGEVFVTVKKVGIFHDNSMNLQFEVRDTGIGIGEEKLQRLFKAFSQGDSSTTRRYGGTGLGLVISEKLVKMMKGNMSVESKPNEGSTFIFTIHTTIGKRVLTPYTQYNMSAFAGRKVLVVDDNNTNLTILKKQMEKWKLEPTTANGSVAGLEAFQKSNFDLVITDFNMPDMDGHQLTDEIKKHNANIPVLLLSSVCDQAQLNKPGLYTSILTKPVKEYILSKHISDALKGDNDVPARDESGVQKISPEFAKKNPLRILIAEDNKINQRVMTQVLKRMGYEADVADDGAMAVKMATDKAYDVILMDVQMPEMDGMEATQVIRNTLNKQPVIMALTANTMQGDREDCLQAGMDDYLGKPIKVDELIAKLAHWYWKMQLNNETIL; from the coding sequence ATGACAAACAACCTGGACCCCGACTTTCTACTACAAAAACAGCGTCTCAGACAACAGGTCAACAAACGCTCTGACAAGCTGATGGATTACTTCCTGGTTGCCTACACTGTAGCAGCCTTGTTTTTCGCTATATTTTATGAAACCTGGTTTATGGCTTTATCGGTTAGCGGCATTTTGCTGCTGGCTTATTACTCTGTAAAACTTGCTTTACCAAAATCAGACCTGTACCAGTATGTAATGAGCGCTGTGCTGGGTTTTTTTATGGCCTTGTTTATATACCAGATGCACGGCATGTCAGAGATGCACTTCTTTGCTTTTATAGGCAGTGCTGTGCTCATCACCTATCAAAACTGGAAACTGCAACTACCCATGCTTATTGTGGTATCCATACATCATATTTTGTTTAGCTATCTGCAGCATATTGGGGTTGAGGGAGTTTATTTTTCACAATTGCCTTATTATGATTTCGGCACGCTGGTTATCCACCTGGTACTTACGGTATGTATTTATTTTATATGCGCTTTGTGGGCGTATCAGTTAGATAAGTATGGTGATATACAAATTCGCCAAACCATTAAGATCAGTAATTTCCAGAAAGAGGCCGAATTGCACGAGGAAAGGAAACGCAACGAAGATGCAATGAAAGCCTACATGCAGGATCTCGAAAAGATTAACAACGAACTGATGGTTTCTAAATCGCTGGCGGAGCAAAGCCGCCTGGATGCAGAAAGCGCCCGCGAAGCCGAAGAGCATGCCCACCGCCAAACAGAAAAAGCCCTGCTCGAAGCCGAACGCGCCAACCAGGCCAAAAGTACTTTTCTGGCTACCATGAGCCACGAGATCCGTACGCCGATGAATGGGGTGATCGGCATGTCGTACCTGTTATCTGATACGCCTTTAAATGAACAGCAACGATTATATACTGATACCATCACCGCCAGTGGCGAGAACTTGCTGGTAGTAATTAATGATATTTTAGATTATTCGAAAATAGAGGCCGGCAGCATGGAACTCGACATTGCCGACTTTGATATGCGCAGTTGTATTGAAGATGTGCTTGATATTTGCAGCACCGCCGCCGGTAAAAAGAACCTCGAAGTTGGTTACCTGATAGAAGATGAAGTGCCCATGCAGATAGTGGGCGATAAAAACCGGTTGCAGCAAATATTAACCAACCTAATTGGCAATGCCATTAAGTTTACCGAAAAAGGTGAAGTATTTGTTACCGTTAAAAAGGTGGGCATTTTCCACGATAACTCCATGAACCTGCAGTTTGAAGTACGAGATACCGGTATTGGTATTGGCGAAGAAAAACTACAGCGCTTGTTCAAAGCATTCTCTCAGGGCGATTCATCAACCACGCGGCGATATGGCGGCACCGGGCTTGGGCTTGTAATTTCTGAAAAGCTGGTTAAAATGATGAAGGGCAATATGAGTGTAGAGAGTAAGCCGAATGAAGGTTCTACATTTATATTTACCATTCATACCACTATCGGCAAACGGGTGTTAACGCCGTATACACAATATAATATGAGCGCTTTTGCCGGCCGTAAAGTATTGGTGGTTGATGACAACAATACCAACCTTACCATTTTAAAGAAACAAATGGAGAAATGGAAGCTGGAGCCCACCACCGCCAATGGCAGTGTTGCAGGTTTAGAAGCGTTTCAGAAAAGTAATTTCGATCTGGTGATTACCGATTTTAACATGCCTGATATGGACGGCCATCAACTTACAGACGAAATTAAAAAGCATAATGCCAACATCCCGGTATTGTTGTTAAGTTCGGTATGCGACCAGGCCCAGTTGAATAAACCGGGGCTATACACGTCTATCTTAACTAAACCGGTTAAAGAATATATCCTGAGCAAGCATATTTCTGATGCATTAAAAGGCGATAACGATGTGCCTGCAAGAGATGAATCGGGTGTACAAAAGATCTCGCCTGAATTTGCCAAGAAAAATCCGCTGCGGATACTCATCGCCGAAGACAACAAGATTAATCAGCGCGTAATGACCCAAGTGCTTAAACGCATGGGCTACGAAGCCGACGTTGCCGATGATGGCGCCATGGCCGTTAAAATGGCTACTGACAAAGCGTACGATGTGATATTAATGGACGTGCAAATGCCAGAAATGGACGGCATGGAAGCCACGCAGGTAATCAGAAACACCTTAAATAAACAACCGGTTATCATGGCCCTCACCGCCAACACCATGCAAGGCGACCGCGAAGATTGCCTGCAAGCCGGCATGGACGATTATTTAGGTAAACCTATTAAGGTTGATGAACTGATTGCCAAACTGGCCCACTGGTACTGGAAAATGCAGTTGAATAACGAGACGATTTTGTAG
- a CDS encoding SAM-dependent methyltransferase, whose translation MWYDKLIEQNKVPDVLLRQGIRKLLKQRLADENKGGVEEQQAHLMALIAKLKASPIAVNTADANTQHYEVPTEFYQYCLGKNLKYSSGYWKPGVTDIDTSETDMLELSCQRAELENGQDVLELGCGWGSLSLYMSAKYKGSKFTVVSNSRTQKIYIDEQAQQRGITNLTVITADINVFTTDQKFDRVVSVEMFEHMRNYQLLMAKVASFLKPEGKLWIHIFTHKEYAYLFEVIDETDWMSKYFFTGGIMPSDDLMSYFNDDMAVEKHWHVNGTHYGKTSEAWLANMDAHKKEIIPLFEQTYGKDQATKWWVYWRLFYMACAELWNFNHGNEWIVSHYLFHKTQKCQG comes from the coding sequence ATGTGGTACGATAAACTGATAGAACAAAACAAGGTACCCGATGTGCTTTTGCGCCAAGGGATCCGCAAGCTTTTAAAGCAACGTTTGGCAGATGAAAACAAGGGCGGGGTAGAAGAGCAGCAGGCGCATTTGATGGCCTTGATCGCCAAACTAAAGGCTTCGCCAATTGCGGTAAATACTGCCGATGCCAATACACAGCATTATGAGGTGCCGACTGAGTTTTACCAGTACTGTTTAGGCAAGAACCTCAAATATTCATCGGGTTACTGGAAGCCAGGTGTTACCGATATAGATACTTCTGAAACCGATATGCTGGAGCTAAGCTGCCAGCGTGCCGAATTAGAGAATGGGCAGGATGTGCTTGAGTTGGGTTGCGGTTGGGGCTCGTTGTCGCTGTATATGTCGGCCAAGTATAAAGGCAGTAAGTTTACGGTGGTTTCTAATTCTCGTACGCAGAAAATTTATATTGATGAACAGGCTCAGCAACGCGGCATTACAAATTTGACAGTGATTACTGCCGATATCAACGTGTTTACCACCGATCAGAAGTTTGACCGGGTAGTATCGGTAGAAATGTTTGAACACATGCGTAACTACCAGTTGCTGATGGCCAAAGTGGCTTCGTTTTTAAAACCCGAAGGCAAATTGTGGATCCATATTTTTACCCATAAAGAATATGCTTACCTTTTTGAAGTTATTGATGAAACCGATTGGATGAGCAAATACTTTTTTACCGGCGGCATTATGCCGAGCGACGACCTGATGTCGTACTTTAATGATGATATGGCAGTTGAAAAACACTGGCATGTAAACGGCACGCACTACGGCAAAACATCAGAAGCATGGCTGGCAAATATGGACGCGCATAAGAAAGAAATTATACCCCTGTTTGAGCAAACCTATGGTAAAGACCAGGCTACAAAATGGTGGGTATACTGGCGCTTATTTTACATGGCCTGTGCCGAACTCTGGAACTTTAATCACGGCAACGAATGGATTGTAAGCCATTACCTATTTCATAAAACACAAAAATGCCAAGGCTAA
- a CDS encoding alpha/beta hydrolase has product MPRLILLVILLLLSLLTVFKAPAYYLWLAAIMVSEYPLIFVGISVLLTSWGIWNVPYRLAGNIIGVVAIVLFLSPIFRAYWISKDLKQDMVQDLSRTDTTNISYPNRAPFALSKLFASTQTTPFKTFTYVTYQDTSLKLDFYRSRVLGKRPCVLVVHGGSWSSGDSQQLPELNSFLAERGYHVASINYRLAPKYKTPDPVEDVKNCLKYLREHADSLRIDTNKFILLGRSAGAQIALLAGYTLHDKSIIGVIDFYGPADMVWGYSIPSNPLIMDSRKVMVNYIGGRYEQVPDKYKTCSPLEFVDKQSPPTLIIHGHNDVLVAYEHSRRLNEKLQQNGIKHYWLKLPWATHGFDYNINGPGGQLSTYAVETFLNTISQSPPTP; this is encoded by the coding sequence ATGCCAAGGCTAATCCTGCTCGTAATTTTATTGCTGTTATCGCTGCTTACAGTATTTAAAGCCCCGGCCTACTACCTGTGGCTGGCAGCTATTATGGTGAGTGAATATCCGTTGATATTTGTTGGCATCTCGGTACTGTTAACCTCATGGGGAATCTGGAATGTGCCTTACCGTTTGGCTGGCAACATTATCGGTGTGGTGGCTATAGTACTTTTTCTGTCGCCAATTTTTAGGGCTTACTGGATTTCTAAGGATCTGAAACAGGATATGGTGCAGGACTTAAGCAGGACCGATACCACTAACATCAGCTATCCAAACAGGGCTCCTTTTGCTTTAAGCAAATTGTTTGCTTCAACTCAAACTACACCGTTTAAAACGTTTACTTATGTTACTTATCAGGATACTTCCTTAAAGCTCGATTTCTATCGCTCACGGGTACTGGGTAAGCGGCCTTGTGTACTTGTGGTGCATGGCGGCTCGTGGAGCAGCGGTGATAGCCAGCAGTTGCCCGAGCTAAATAGCTTTTTGGCCGAACGCGGCTACCACGTAGCCAGTATCAACTATCGCTTGGCGCCAAAATATAAAACGCCCGACCCGGTTGAGGATGTTAAAAATTGCCTTAAATACCTGCGCGAACATGCTGATAGTTTACGCATCGATACCAATAAATTTATCCTGTTAGGCCGCTCTGCCGGGGCGCAAATTGCTTTGCTGGCTGGTTATACTTTGCACGATAAATCAATTATTGGAGTGATTGATTTTTATGGCCCGGCTGATATGGTTTGGGGCTACTCGATCCCATCTAATCCGCTCATTATGGATTCGCGCAAGGTAATGGTGAATTACATTGGCGGTAGGTATGAGCAGGTGCCCGATAAGTACAAAACTTGCTCGCCGCTTGAATTTGTAGATAAGCAATCGCCGCCAACACTCATCATTCACGGGCATAACGATGTATTGGTGGCCTACGAACATAGCCGCCGCCTGAACGAAAAGCTACAGCAAAACGGGATTAAACATTATTGGCTTAAACTTCCCTGGGCTACGCACGGGTTCGATTACAATATTAACGGTCCGGGTGGGCAGCTGTCAACCTATGCGGTGGAAACTTTTTTGAATACGATAAGTCAGAGCCCCCCGACCCCCTAA
- a CDS encoding FecR family protein, translating to MGVNELKLLAKRYLNGTATTEEKERLNRWYEAIHTGGIEEIDSTGDETEAQVKQRIFENIQKRMNAGEADTMVAAPKHNVKQLWLKVASVAAVLAIVCYAVWPAVKVTVSERDKKVINVPTNRVLHIMLPDSSKVWLNAGAEFKYPKSFNGKTRVVELVKGRAFFDIKHQSKHPFIVKTPNMNITVLGTSFDVNTDEKACMTSVSVVTGKVGITMANNKIKRAPIMLLPQQQAVLCYASNQLVTQPIREPSVNAWCKNNFVFEQEKLDNVFKALEKEYNTKITVENKKLLDERISIKLGNQHLDTIMEILSFTKHFKYQIANDSTVVVK from the coding sequence ATGGGAGTAAATGAACTAAAGCTACTGGCAAAAAGATACCTCAACGGTACGGCAACTACCGAAGAAAAGGAGCGACTTAACCGGTGGTACGAAGCAATACATACAGGCGGTATCGAAGAAATAGATTCGACAGGAGATGAAACCGAAGCGCAGGTAAAACAAAGGATATTTGAGAATATCCAGAAGAGAATGAATGCAGGCGAAGCAGATACAATGGTAGCAGCCCCAAAGCATAATGTAAAGCAACTGTGGCTGAAGGTAGCTTCGGTAGCGGCAGTTTTGGCCATTGTTTGTTATGCCGTATGGCCTGCTGTTAAAGTAACGGTAAGCGAGCGCGACAAAAAAGTGATAAATGTACCAACCAACAGGGTTTTACACATTATGTTGCCCGATAGTTCGAAGGTTTGGCTAAATGCTGGTGCCGAGTTTAAGTATCCAAAAAGCTTCAACGGTAAAACCCGTGTAGTTGAATTGGTAAAGGGGCGGGCGTTTTTTGATATTAAACATCAAAGCAAGCATCCGTTCATAGTTAAAACGCCTAATATGAATATCACTGTGCTGGGTACATCATTTGATGTTAATACTGATGAGAAGGCATGTATGACCAGTGTAAGTGTGGTTACCGGTAAGGTTGGCATCACCATGGCAAACAACAAAATTAAGCGTGCGCCAATAATGTTACTGCCACAGCAGCAAGCCGTATTGTGCTATGCGAGTAACCAGCTGGTAACGCAGCCTATACGCGAACCGTCTGTTAATGCCTGGTGCAAAAACAACTTTGTATTTGAGCAGGAAAAGCTGGATAACGTATTTAAGGCCCTTGAAAAAGAATACAATACCAAAATAACTGTAGAAAACAAAAAGCTACTTGATGAGCGCATTTCAATAAAGTTAGGCAATCAGCATTTAGATACGATAATGGAAATACTAAGCTTCACTAAACACTTTAAATATCAGATAGCGAATGATAGCACAGTAGTTGTAAAATAA
- a CDS encoding DUF1365 domain-containing protein, with protein sequence MAKAAINSCLYKARVMHHRLAPKQHSFYYDIFMFYLDLDEIDTLDKKLSWMSRNRFNLFNFRDEDHLQLPKENPDTSKNVREHITDYLKTQGVDIGNGRIMLLTNLCTLGYQFNPVSFYFCYDENDEPFCSVVEVCNTFLEIKPYFLGMGTQTGDSFHLNTTKYFYVSPFIDMDTNFDFNLQVPGAKLNIRIDDFDKEGNRFFISTLNGKRVPLTDGKLLYYFFSFPLITLKVIGLIHWQALKLWLKKLPFHKKAENIHLQKGVYRPYQGK encoded by the coding sequence ATGGCAAAAGCCGCAATTAATTCGTGTTTGTACAAGGCCAGGGTAATGCACCATCGTTTGGCGCCTAAACAGCATAGTTTTTATTACGATATTTTTATGTTTTACCTCGATCTGGATGAGATCGATACGTTGGACAAGAAACTGAGCTGGATGAGCCGTAACCGATTCAACCTATTCAATTTTCGGGATGAAGACCACCTGCAACTACCCAAAGAAAATCCGGATACTTCTAAAAACGTTCGTGAACATATTACCGATTACCTCAAGACGCAGGGTGTGGATATAGGTAATGGCCGCATAATGCTGCTCACCAATTTATGCACATTGGGTTACCAGTTTAACCCGGTATCGTTTTACTTCTGTTATGATGAGAATGATGAGCCGTTTTGCAGCGTGGTAGAAGTATGCAATACCTTCCTCGAAATTAAACCTTACTTCCTGGGAATGGGTACCCAAACCGGCGATAGTTTCCACCTTAATACTACCAAGTATTTCTACGTATCGCCATTTATTGATATGGACACCAATTTCGATTTTAACCTACAAGTGCCGGGTGCAAAGTTAAATATCAGGATTGATGATTTTGATAAAGAAGGCAACCGATTTTTCATCAGCACACTTAATGGCAAACGTGTGCCATTAACCGATGGCAAATTGTTGTATTATTTTTTTAGTTTCCCGTTGATTACGCTTAAGGTTATAGGCTTAATTCACTGGCAGGCTTTAAAGCTTTGGTTAAAGAAATTGCCTTTCCATAAGAAGGCTGAAAATATCCATCTCCAAAAAGGAGTATATCGCCCATATCAGGGTAAATAG
- a CDS encoding thioredoxin fold domain-containing protein produces MRKVFVATWLIALCVMLCGLFWYNEYRYNLPTPIPIHYKRIANGRYIKLDKGLQFNNNKPTFLHFFNPDCPCSRFNIRHFKEIVEQYGNRANFAIIVISHQPFDATAIQRKFELNIPVIHNPALAVLCGVYSTPQAVIINSEGRLFYRGNYNRSRYCTDTQTAYARQAIDDLLNKRANSITDFLATTAYGCQLSE; encoded by the coding sequence ATGAGAAAAGTTTTTGTTGCCACCTGGTTGATAGCATTGTGTGTGATGTTGTGTGGCTTATTTTGGTATAATGAATATCGGTATAATCTGCCCACTCCTATACCTATCCATTATAAAAGAATTGCCAACGGCCGTTACATTAAATTAGATAAAGGTTTACAATTTAATAATAACAAACCCACCTTCCTGCATTTCTTTAATCCCGATTGCCCATGCTCGCGGTTTAATATCAGGCATTTTAAAGAAATTGTTGAGCAATATGGTAACAGGGCCAATTTTGCAATTATCGTAATATCGCATCAACCGTTTGATGCTACAGCAATTCAACGTAAATTTGAGCTGAATATACCTGTTATACATAATCCGGCGTTAGCTGTTTTATGTGGGGTATATTCAACACCACAGGCTGTGATTATAAATAGTGAAGGAAGGCTATTTTACAGGGGTAACTATAATCGCAGCAGATATTGTACAGATACGCAAACTGCTTATGCGCGCCAGGCCATTGACGACCTGTTAAATAAACGTGCAAACAGCATTACAGATTTTTTAGCTACAACGGCATACGGATGCCAACTTTCTGAATAA
- a CDS encoding RNA polymerase sigma factor: protein MNAIHLFNDDELTSLLQSGNEGAFTEIYNRYWDKLYYIAYKLLKDTNAAEEIVQEVFLTLWKKRTTLIIQSLPQYLAAMARYSVYHYIANEKKCKVKEDNAALINVAGISEINVDHKILLQIITELSNKLPEKCRLVFQYNKLHDQSLSDVAQRLNMSQKTAEGHLTKALRIIRTNLGVTSEFLTLFVCFLLFKH from the coding sequence GTGAACGCTATTCATTTATTTAATGATGATGAATTAACCTCTCTCTTACAAAGCGGTAATGAAGGGGCGTTTACGGAAATTTATAACCGTTACTGGGATAAACTATATTATATAGCTTATAAACTTTTAAAAGATACCAATGCGGCTGAGGAAATTGTGCAGGAGGTTTTCCTTACGTTATGGAAAAAAAGGACTACGCTAATTATCCAGTCCCTGCCGCAATACCTGGCTGCTATGGCACGCTATAGTGTGTATCATTATATAGCCAATGAAAAGAAATGTAAGGTGAAAGAAGATAATGCGGCACTAATTAATGTGGCAGGCATATCCGAAATTAATGTAGATCATAAAATACTGTTGCAAATTATTACCGAGCTCTCCAATAAACTTCCCGAAAAGTGCAGGCTCGTTTTTCAATACAATAAACTTCACGATCAATCTTTATCAGACGTTGCCCAGCGATTAAATATGTCGCAGAAAACTGCCGAAGGTCATTTAACCAAAGCTTTGCGAATTATTCGCACAAACCTGGGTGTAACGAGCGAGTTTTTAACTCTTTTTGTTTGTTTTCTTCTTTTTAAGCACTAA
- a CDS encoding SAM-dependent methyltransferase — protein MRTYLKDYKPIILPMSDTLTLVKKNSFYQNVVLEVLSKMTKGHLFLTLPDGEGVSIGTGEGNISARISINDEAFYKRIILYGDIGFGEAYVDGLWDTDNITNVIKWVLLNIENAPGVSGSKARSVALNLLKFFNKVYNSKRANTLTGSRKNISEHYDLNNDFFASFLDPTMTYSAAYFYKEGLSLEEAQYAKYERLCRQLHLQPTDHVLEIGSGWGGNAIYMAKNYGCKVTSLTISEEQLKMARERVAAEGLSDRVEILMKDYRQMEGQFDKLVSVEMLEAVGHKYLDGYFKRCHEMLKPNGILAIQVITSPDSRYNSLRKGVDWIQKHIFPGSLLPSVGAINASVNRTGDFTLVDLKDLGIDYATTLKLWHQQFNASLQKVRVLGFDDRFIRKWNYYLCYCEAAFAMRNINVMHLVYSRPNNTER, from the coding sequence ATGCGTACATACCTAAAAGATTATAAGCCGATTATATTACCCATGTCTGATACATTAACACTTGTCAAAAAAAATAGCTTCTACCAAAATGTGGTATTAGAGGTGCTTTCTAAAATGACCAAAGGTCACCTTTTTTTAACCCTGCCCGATGGTGAAGGTGTTTCAATAGGCACAGGTGAAGGCAATATTTCGGCACGCATTTCTATTAATGATGAAGCCTTCTACAAACGGATTATTTTATACGGCGATATTGGTTTTGGCGAAGCTTATGTAGATGGTTTGTGGGATACCGACAATATTACCAACGTAATAAAATGGGTGTTATTAAATATTGAGAACGCGCCCGGTGTATCGGGTAGTAAAGCACGATCTGTAGCTTTAAACCTGCTGAAATTTTTTAACAAGGTCTATAATTCGAAACGTGCCAATACATTAACAGGATCACGCAAAAATATCTCTGAGCATTACGATCTCAATAACGATTTCTTCGCCAGTTTCCTTGATCCAACTATGACCTACTCGGCCGCCTATTTCTACAAAGAAGGTTTGTCGTTAGAGGAAGCCCAGTACGCAAAATACGAACGTTTATGTCGCCAATTGCATTTGCAACCTACCGACCATGTTTTAGAGATTGGCAGCGGATGGGGCGGTAATGCTATTTATATGGCTAAAAATTATGGTTGCAAAGTAACATCGCTCACCATATCTGAAGAACAATTGAAAATGGCCCGAGAACGTGTAGCGGCCGAAGGTTTAAGCGATAGGGTAGAGATATTAATGAAAGATTATCGCCAGATGGAAGGCCAGTTTGATAAACTGGTTTCAGTAGAAATGCTGGAAGCCGTTGGCCATAAATACCTCGACGGATACTTTAAACGCTGCCACGAAATGCTGAAACCAAACGGTATCCTGGCTATACAGGTAATCACCAGTCCCGATTCGCGTTACAATAGTTTACGCAAAGGAGTGGATTGGATCCAGAAACATATCTTCCCGGGGTCATTGCTGCCATCTGTAGGGGCCATCAATGCTTCCGTAAATCGTACAGGTGATTTTACTTTGGTTGATTTAAAAGACCTTGGCATTGACTATGCCACTACGCTTAAATTATGGCACCAACAGTTTAATGCGAGTTTGCAAAAAGTACGCGTGCTTGGTTTCGATGATCGCTTTATCCGTAAATGGAATTATTACTTATGCTATTGCGAAGCTGCCTTCGCCATGCGCAATATCAATGTAATGCATTTGGTGTATAGCAGGCCCAATAATACTGAAAGATAG
- a CDS encoding NAD(P)/FAD-dependent oxidoreductase: MNNDNLRTPFRGRGANGSGGSTAIIGTGIAGMGCAHFLQNVTDLTIYEQNDYIGGHTNTVTVDEDDKPVYIDTGFMVFNYKTYPNLCKLFKEINAPVKKTDMSFSVQYVPSGLEYSGSSVNHLFAQRKNIFSPKYIKMLMQIGRFNKESVKILDDLKYANYSIGQYIREFNFGEEMLWKYLVPMSSAVWSTPMEQMLDFPAVTLIRFFLNHGFLGLDTQHQWYTLDKGSQSYREILIKPFKDKIHVNRKAIKVSYQEDGKAVVHAADGTQQVFDRVIIATHGDQALALRDNPTSLEQSLLSNFKYQYNKATLHTDESIMPKAKLAWASWNYRIQEQNGKLEPSTIYWMNQLQQVSNKKNYFVSINPHDNIDEKKIIKEIDYEHPLFDVPAINAQAELYKLNESGPIYYCGSYFKYGFHEDAFASAVQLCSQLLGKPVYDDSIIQPAV; this comes from the coding sequence ATGAACAACGATAATCTTAGAACCCCCTTTAGGGGGCGGGGGGCTAATGGGTCGGGGGGCTCTACCGCCATCATCGGTACCGGTATTGCCGGGATGGGCTGCGCGCACTTTTTGCAGAACGTAACTGATCTGACTATCTACGAGCAGAACGATTACATCGGTGGCCATACCAATACTGTAACGGTTGATGAGGATGACAAGCCGGTTTATATTGATACCGGGTTTATGGTATTTAACTATAAAACCTACCCCAATTTATGTAAGCTGTTTAAAGAGATAAATGCGCCTGTTAAAAAGACCGATATGTCGTTCAGTGTGCAGTATGTACCGAGTGGGTTGGAGTATAGCGGTTCGAGTGTAAATCATTTGTTCGCGCAGCGGAAGAATATCTTTAGTCCGAAATATATTAAGATGCTGATGCAAATCGGTAGGTTTAATAAAGAGAGTGTGAAGATACTGGACGATCTCAAGTATGCAAATTACTCTATCGGGCAGTATATCCGTGAGTTTAATTTTGGTGAAGAAATGCTTTGGAAGTACCTGGTGCCCATGAGTTCGGCCGTATGGTCTACCCCGATGGAGCAGATGCTGGATTTTCCGGCGGTAACGCTAATCCGTTTCTTTTTAAATCATGGTTTCCTGGGGCTGGATACACAGCATCAATGGTACACGTTGGATAAAGGCAGTCAATCTTATCGCGAAATATTAATCAAGCCGTTTAAGGATAAGATACATGTGAACCGCAAGGCCATCAAGGTATCTTATCAGGAAGATGGTAAGGCTGTGGTGCATGCCGCTGATGGTACGCAACAGGTTTTCGATCGGGTGATCATCGCTACACACGGCGACCAGGCATTGGCTTTGAGAGATAATCCAACATCACTTGAACAAAGCCTGCTTTCTAATTTTAAATATCAATACAACAAAGCTACCCTGCATACCGACGAAAGCATTATGCCCAAAGCCAAACTGGCCTGGGCCAGCTGGAACTATCGGATACAAGAACAAAACGGCAAGTTAGAACCGAGTACCATTTACTGGATGAACCAACTGCAACAGGTGTCAAACAAAAAGAATTACTTCGTTTCTATTAATCCGCATGATAATATCGATGAGAAAAAGATCATCAAAGAGATTGATTATGAGCATCCCTTGTTTGATGTTCCAGCCATTAACGCACAGGCAGAATTATACAAGCTAAATGAAAGCGGACCGATTTACTATTGCGGCAGTTACTTTAAATACGGTTTTCATGAAGATGCTTTTGCCAGCGCGGTACAACTTTGTTCGCAATTGCTGGGCAAACCGGTTTATGACGATAGCATCATCCAGCCTGCGGTTTAA